The nucleotide sequence GAAGCCATCCCCCGAGTGGATCTCGACGCCCTCCGGCAAGCGCAGACTGGTCCCCCGAGTCAGGCGATCCAGCACCCGATAGGCAAAGCTCGAGGGGTCGACGGAGTCCTGCAGGAAGGCTTCATCGATGCAGCCATCCGGAAAGCGCGCCAGAAACGGACGCACCAGCGCTTCATCCCAACAGGCGTGGACCACGCGCAGACCACTCTTGCCCTCTCCCAGCGACGGCAGTTCAAGACACAGTGGCATGCGCATGAACCAGCTCAATGCGTCATCCCACTCATCGGGATGATGCTGATACTGATCGAGCGTCTCGCGAATGATGCGATTGTGCCGCGAGGTATGCGGGCGCAGAAAATCACGGTGATCGCCACTCTCCCGCAGGCGTGCACGCCGACAATAGGCCAGCGCGTTGTATTCATGGTTGCCCATCACGATCAACGCCTCACCGGCTTCCACCATCCGGCTGGCCAACTGGACGGCCAGTCGGATACGAGGCCCACGATCGATGATGTCACCAAGAAAGATCACCTTGCGCGAGGCATGACGATACACGCCATCCTTCAGGTGATAGCCGAGCTTCTCCAGCAGCGCCGCCAGCGTGGCGCCACAGCCGTGCACATCACCGATCAGATCATAGCCATCCCGTGGCGCCACGAATGCGTTCATGCTGCTTGCCTTGATGTCATTCGCCGAGGCGGTTGCTCCAGCCGAGCTTGGTGCGACAGATCTCGAAATAGTTGTGCTCCAGCGGATGGATCAGCGTCAGACGTTCGCGCTTGCGACGAATCTTGAGCACATCGCCGGGCTTGGCCACGACCTGAGTCTGGCCATCGCAGCTGATGTGGGGATAGGTCGTGTTGCTGGCGCTGATGTGCAGGAGTATCTCGCTGGCCGCGTCGATCACGATCGGACGACTGGACAGCGTATGCGGGAACATCGGCACCAGCGTGATGGCCTCCAGGCGCGGGTGGACGATCGGCCCGCCGCCAGAGAGCGCATAGGCGGTCGAGCCGGTCGGAGTGGCCACGATCAAGCCATCGGAGCGCTGGGAATAGACGAACTGGCCATCGATGAACAGCTCGAACTCGATCATCCGCGCCGCCTTGCCAGGATGCAGCACGACATCGTTGAGGCCGTCCGCCGCACCTATCTTCTCGCCGTCCCGAAAGACTTCCGCCTCCAGCAGGAACCGCTGCTCACTGAGGTAGTCACCCTCGAGCACCTCGGCGACCTTTTCCTCCAGCTCATCTGGACGGATGTCGGTGAGAAAGCCCAGCCGGCCGCGATTGACGCCCAGTACCGGCGTGCCACTGCGACACAATGCACGCGCCGCGCCCAGCAGACTTCCATCACCGCCCACCACGATCACCAGATCACAGCGCTCGCCCATCTGACGACGGCTCGCCACCTCAAGGCCATGGTCAAGCAACAGCGTCGCCGTGCGCTCCTCGATGATCATCGCCAGCTGGCGAGCCTCAAGAAAGCGAATCAAGCGCTTGAGCGTGTCCACTACCTGAGCACTGCCCAGTCGACCAATCACGCCGATCGTATTGAATTGCTGCTTCATCACGCCTCCCGGGCTGTCATGCAGAACATTATGCGGACTCCCTTGACCAGCGGCAATGCACCTGCATTTTCCGTTGCTGCATCAAGCCACTACCCACCCTTGGCGATATCAGCACATCCAATTGCCTGAATGGCGCGTTAGTTCAGGCATATCGCAAGACATTGTCCCGGTCCACGCCCGCGTGTGACAGACAGCGACTCAACGGGACCGGACCAGCACGCCATGCTCTGCATGTCTCGCCATCAAATCACCTTCATGCCTCCTCGACGTGCACCATCAATGTCACAGCCGAGGGGTTCACACGACTCTGGAGCTCTCTCCATGTCACTTGCCAACCTCTCATGGGGCGACTACCGTCAGCTGAACGATGGATTCCCAGCCAATGGAGTCGGGCCCCCGATGCCAGCACACACGACACCCGTCAGTTCGCAAGACCCGGACGACTTTGACCACGCCAGTGCCATAGAGGCCTGTGCGCTCGGTGATGAAACCGCCTTTCGTCGCCTCTATGACCTTGAGTCCGGCCGCATGCTGGCACTTGCCATGCGCCTGCTCGGCAGCCGGGATCAGGCCGAGGACGCCGTCCACGATGCCTTCATCAAGCTGTGGTCCAATGCCGGCCAATATCGCCGTGAACTCGGCAATGGCCGCGCCTGGCTGTTCACCATCCTGCGCTATCGTGCACTGGATCAGCTGCGGGCCCAGGGACGGACGCCCCGCGGTGACAGCGAGGCGCTCGACAGCCTCGCCGACTTGCTCGCCAACCCGGAAGCGGCAGCACACGACAGTCAGACAGCCCATCAGCTGAGCGATTGTCTGGGTGAGCTGGAAGCCCCACGACGCGAACCCATTCTGCTGGCATTCTTCAAGGGCCTGACCCACGAGCAGATCGCCGAAAAACTCAGCGCCCCGCTCGGCACCATCAAGGGTCGCATCCGTGCCGGACTCAAGCGACTGCAGGAGTGCCTGTCACGATGAACCATTCCCCGATCCCCGAATCTCCACAAGAGCAGAATCTGTTGCTGGGTGAACACACCCTGGGCCTGCTGGACCCCGAACGTGAAGCCGAGGTGCGCGCCTGGATAGAACGTGACGATGAGGCCGCCCGCATGGCACTTCGCTGGCAGCAGCACTGGCTGAGCGTCAGTGATCGCCTGCCGCCGGAACCGGCCTCCGATTCGCTGTGGAAACGCATCGATGCCAGTCTGACGCGCCTCAAGCAGACTCCGACGCCAGCCAATGACACGGGTGGCGCTCCTGCTCCGCAAGCCCCCTGGCTGTGGCGCTGGCTGGGAGGCGGACTGGGTCTGGGGCTGGGCGCCGGACTCGCCCTTGCTCTGGCGATGCAGGTGGGGCCCTTCGCGCCTCAATCACCACAAGATGGCACCCCGCCGGTGGCGAACGAGGTGCCCGAGTCATCCGCGCAGCGCATGGTCGCGGTGCTGCAGACTCTCGAGGACCCTGCCACGCCGACCTGGGTCGCCAGTGTCACGGCCGGTGGCGGACTTCAGCTGACACCCAATGTCACTATCGAGCGTCCGACGGATCGCGCCATCGAACTCTGGACCCTGACCGATCCAGCGGAGGGCCCGCGTTCGCTGGGTCTGGTGGACCCGGTGGCAGGTATCGAGTTGAGCGCCGAACAGATCGGCCGCATGAGTCCGGGCCAGTTGCTCGAGATGACACTGGAGCCCAGCGGTGGTTCGCCGACCGGCAAACCGACCGGCAAGGTGCTGGCCATCGGCCGCCTGGTCAACCTGGGACAGATCGACAGCTGACGGGAGCACTCTCTGCCCAGGCTCGCCCGCCCTGCCACGGCATGCCTTCTCATCAGAGGCTCGCCGTGCAGGGCGGGAGGCGCCATGCTCTCGGAGGCCTCCCCAGGCCATGGGGAGCAAGGTCAGCGAAATGGCAACATCAGCGCCAGACACGAACGCCAGACACGAAGAAGCCCCGCCATGGCGGGGCTTCTTCGTGTCTGGTCAACCGTCTCTTCAGCAGATGCTCAAGGAAAGTGTCAACTCAGCTCTCGGTACGCTCGAGCCAGGATTCGACGGTTTCGGCACCGTGCTCTTCCTTCCACTCTTTCAGCTGCTTGTGATTGCCACCACGGGTCTCGATCACTTCACCGGTATTCGGGTTCTTGTAGACCTTCAGCTTGCGCTTGCGACGAACGCCGCCAGCCTTGGTTTCCGCGCTCGCGGCAGCTGCCGGCGTCTGGCTGGCTTTCGGATCCAGCAGGCCAATCACGTCGCGAGTAGACTTGCCGTATTCACTCATCAGGGAATCAAGCTTGTCCTTGAATTCCAGCTCATTCTTCAGGCGATCATCGTTGCGCAGGCTTTCCAGTTGCTCTTGAAGTTTCTTGAGCTCTTGTTCTTTCTGCATGAAATCAGTCAACAGGGACATGGGGTTCTCCAAGGGTATCGGGACAGTCAGGAATTCACTTCCGGAAACAGGTGTTGCGAAAGAATTCGCCGATCAACAAATAACAGCTGCTTCCTGGATTTGGCTCACGCAGGGACTTGGGACAGTAAGACCCTACAGAAGCTGAAGGGATTATAGACCAAGCATGTCCACGCCGTGAAGCACTAATCAACTAACGACAAGTTAATCAAGCGCTCTCTGGAATGCAATAGCTGGCACTCGAAAAGATATGTGAATTCAAAATAGTCTCTGCCTGCAAATATCGTTAATTAGAATCGACATGAGCCTAGAGTCCCTATATGGCGGGCGTCAGCGGCCATCAGGCGGTATTGTAGAATCACATCGACATCACAGGCAGGTAAATTCTCTCGCTGGCAAGCCGCAGCTTTCATGAAGTATTCATATTGTGACTTTTTCAGTAGCTCTTTCATCACACATCATCACTCCGAGTCCCTCTTGTTCTTGAGCGTATCCTCAAAAGCATGCAGACACAGAGGAAAGTAAACCTTCGCTTCGGCTCCACCAATCCCCCAGCACTATTTCCGACGGCAATATTAGAGACATCACCCCCTCCAGAAAGTGACACTTCACAAATCATGTCAACCTGATAAAGTGGTCAAGGTTAACAAAGAGGCTCAATTGCCGTCAGCGTCGATGGAGAACATCATGTCCTACCCCCAGACCGCCTCACATGCCGATCAGCCACAAGCGCTTTGGCATCCGTATACGCAGATGCACGCGATGCCTGCCCCGCTTGAGGTCGTGGGCGGAGTCGGGCCGCGCATGACACTGAGTGACGGCGAGACCCTGCTGGACGCAACCTGCTCCTGGTGGTGCATGATCCATGGCTACGGCCATCCTCGACTCGTCTCCGCGATTCAGCAGCAAGCGGCTCAATTGTGTCATGTGATGCTCGGGGGCATTCGGCACCAACCGGCGGTGGCGCTGGCCGAGGCACTGGTGCGCATCACCCCGGAGGGGCTGAACCACGTGTTCTTCTCGGACAGTGGCTCCGTCGGCATGGAAGTCGCCATGAAGATGGCAGTGCAATACCAGCAACAGCGTCAGGATCGTGATGACACTCGCGGGCGGACGCGAATGCTGTCGTTGATGAAGGCCTACCACGGGGACACGGCAGGCTGCATGGCGGTCTGCGACCCGGAAGAGGGCATGCACTCACTGTTTGCCGACTTCCTGCCCAGACATCATTTCGCGCCGGCACCGACGGCGGGATTCACGGCGCCATATGAAGAGGTCCTCGGTGACATCGCAGCGCTGCGCAGAGAGCTCGAGACGCATGATGACATCGCCGCCCTGCTGATGGAGCCGCTGCTCCAGGCTGCCGGCGGTCTCAACATGTACTCGCCTCACTACCTGAAAGCGGCACGTGATTTATGTGACGAGTTCGGCGTGGTGTTGATCTTCGATGAGGTCGCGACAGGATTCGGACGTACTGGAAAACTGTTTGCCTGTGAGCATGCAGATGTGACGCCCGATATCATGGTGCTGTCAAAAGGACTGACGGGAGGGTATCTGGGACATGCTGCCACCCTCGCCCAGAGCCATATCTTTCATGCCTTCGATGGCAAGGATGCCAATACTGCCTTCATGCATGGCCCGACGTTCATGGGCAACCCATTGGCTTGCCGAGTGGCACTGGAAAGCCTCAAGGTTTTCGAGGAAGACGATTATCTCGGCAAGATCGCCAGCCTCAATCAGGTACTACGAGAGGAACTCGCGGATTTCTCACATCCCGCCATTGGCGACATACGCGTATTGGGAGCCACTGCCGTGATAGAGGTTCACGATGCAGCAAGTCTTGAAGGGGCTCAGGCTCACGCTCGTCAGCAAGGGGTCTGGTTGCGACCCTTCGGCCGCTGGCTCTATACCATGCCGGCTTATATCACCTCACACGACGACTTGCGCAAGATCACGCATGCCATGAAGAGCCACTTTACCGACAATCTCTGAGGCAAGGCGTCAGGACAGGGATCTGCTCGGCTGCCTGTCGGCTGCCTGCCGGCTGACGGGGAGTGACTGATAGTGACGATCACCCTCATCACTCCCCTCTTCTTCCCTCTCTCTTCTCTCAACTCCTATCTTCTCTCAACGACGAGATTCGAGGCCCATCTCTCGGCAGGGGAATGCGGTCGGAAGCGCTCAATCTCCCCAGAGACGCCGCTCGAGGCGCGCATGTGCATCTGCCGTCAGCATCCCGCCCTTCATCAGCTTCTTGAGAAAATGACGATAGCGGCGGGCGATCTTGCGGCGCGCCAACCAGGCGATACCGGTGGCGAGGGGGATGAAGTCCGGATTGGAGATACCATCGATCAACCACAGGCGCGGGGATTGATGCTCGCGAAACTGGACCACGATGTTGCGATCATTGAGGTCGGACGGTATCAGCCAACGCTTGTCGAGATAGCGATAGAGGTTGGCCAGCTCATCCATCAATGCCTCCTCCCCCACCCGCTCGGGAGTTTCATGACAGACCTCTCGCAGACGGCGCGAGGTCGTGCCGTCATCGTCGAGTATCAGATCGAAGACCAGCCCGAGGCCCTCTCGGGTCGCCACGCTGCCATGATAGGCAGGCACGTAGGACCAGTCGTGCACACCTCGCCTCACGAGCCCTTCGAAGTAGCGCTGCTCGCGCTGATTCTGGCGGCTTCCTTTGTCGGGATAGCGCGGTACCTTGATGCAGCGCCGAGGATCACGGGGGTCCTGATAGACACGGCGATCATTGCCCATGCCGATGACACGGGCATTTTCAAGCTCCAGCATGCGCTCTCCTGTTGAATAACGCCTGCGACTGCAGCCGCCGGGCAGCGTGGCATTCTACAAAAAGCCCTTCCCTTGCGCCAACCGTGCCGCCGGCGGCCGCGTTCCATGAGGTCATTCATCGGCCATTCAGCTTGGGACCTCGCTCTGGTATGATAACGCGCCGTTTTCTGGCAGTTTCAGGACGAAACCGCCTGACGTAAGCGATCAGCACGACTTGCGAGGTATTGCCCGGGATCGGGTGGCCGCGCACACCTGCAACCCCCCGCTCCATTGGCACATCTCCCTTAATGAGGTACTCGCATGAATGCGGTAATACTGGCCGTTCTGGTCATGGTCGGCCTGTCACTGGCCCGAGTCTCGGTCGTCTTCGCTCTGGTGGCCGGCGCCTTGGTCGGCGGCCTGTTCAGTGGCCTGTCTCTGACTGACACTCTCGGCGCCTTCAACGACGGCGTCGGCGGTGGTGCCAAGGTCGCCCTGGCCTATGCCACGCTCGGTGCCTTTGCCGTGGCCCTGTCTCGCTCCGGCCTGCCGGATCTCCTTGCGGCACGCCTGATCGGCATGCTCAATGGAGAGAGCACCCCTCGCCGTCAGACCGCCATCAAGTACGGCTTGCTGGGCAGCGTGACATTGGTGGCGATCTCGTCCCAGAACCTGATTCCTGTCCACATCGCCTTCATTCCGATCCTGATTCCGCCACTGCTGGTGGCCATGAACCGCCTGCGCCTGGATCGCCGCGCCGTCGCCTGTGCCCTGACCTTTGGTCTGACGGCTCCCTACATGCTGCTGCCGGTGGGCTTCGGTTCCATCTTCCTCAATGACATCCTGCTGGCCAACATCAATGAAGCGGGCCAGGCAATGGGGCTGGAAGTCACCCGCGGCATGGTGCCGATGGCAATGGCCATTCCGGTAGGCGGCATGTTCCTGGGACTGCTGACTGCGGTCTTCGTCTCCTATCGCAAGCCGCGTGACTACGCCAATCGCGAGATCAAGTCGACCAATGTCCCGCACCATACTCCAGTGCACGCACCATCCCGCAGCGGCCTGATCATGGCTGGGGTCGCCATCATCGCCGCCCTGGGCATCCAGCTCTATTCCGGTTCGATGATCCTGGGCGGCCTGGTCGGCTTCGCCATTCTTTCCCTGGGTGGCCTGTTCAAGTGGAACGAAGCCGACGACCTGTTCACCTCCGGCATGCGCATGATGGCACTGATCGGCTTCATCATGATCTCGGCAGCCGGCTTCGCCTCCGTCATGAAAGCCACGGGTGATATCCAGACCCTGGTGGATGCCTCCTTCCACATCATCGGAGACAACAAGCCGTTGGCCGCGCTCGTCATGCTGATGGTCGGACTCTTCATCACGCTGGGCATCGGCTCCAGCTTTTCCACCATCCCGATCATCGCGGCGATCTATGTCCCGCTGGCCCTGCAGTTCGGCTTTTCCCCCCTGGCGACCGTCGCCCTGATCGGCACCGCGGCCGCACTGGGCGATGCTGGCTCCCCCGCCTCCGACTCCACGCTCGGCCCGACGGCAGGCCTGAATGTCGATCAACAGCATGATCATATCTGGGACAGCGTGGTGCCGACCTTCATCCACTACAACATCCCGCTGATCGTCTTCGGCTGGGTAGCGGCGATGACGCTGTAATCCGCCGGCCAGGGTAGCCTGGCAACGGCAACAGGAAATACGACAACGCCCGGCAGGCATCACGTCTGCCGGGCGTTGTCGTCTCTGGGCGAAGAATGAGGCGACACGCCGCCTGATACTGGACAGCCATCCAGTCTTTTAGGATGATGCGCGAATGCGCAAGATCCTTCATGCTGACTGCGATTGTTTCTACGCCGCCGTCGAGATGCTTCGTCACCCAGAGTGGCGCGAGGTGCCCATCGCCATCGGTGGCCGCACCGAGCAACGTGGCGTGATCGCCACCTGCAATTATCCGGCTCGCGCCTTCGGCGTCCGCTCTGCGATGTCCACAGCGCGCGCCCTGCGCCTGTGTCCGCAACTGATACTCGTCCCCCCCGACTTCGAGCGCTACCGTGCCGTCTCGCAGGAGATCCAGGCACTGTTTCACGAACTGACACCACTGGTGGAACCTCTATCGCTGGACGAAGCCTACCTGGACGTCAGCGACATCGAGGAATTTCAGGGAAGCGCGACCTGGATGGCGCGCTGGCTGAAGGAAGAAGCCCTGAAGCGCACCGGGATCACGCTGTCGATCGGCGTGGCCGCCAACAAGTTCCTGGCCAAGATCGCAAGTGATTGGGAGAAACCCGATGGCCTGACGGTGATCACGCCAGAGTCCAGCGACGCCTTCATTCGTAAGCTGCCCGTCGGCAAGCTGCATGGCGTCGGCCCGGCCACGCTGGCCCGCCTCAATCGGCTGGAGATTACCACCTGCGATGACATCCGCACGACACCACTGACCACACTGGTCGAACACTTCGGCAAATTCGGACATCGCCTGCATGAACTCTCTCATGGCATTGATGACCGCCCCGTCAAGGTCGAGAGAGAGCGGAAGTCCATCAGTGTCGAACGCACTTTCGATCAGGATCTTCCGGATCTCTCCGCCTGCCTCGCCAAGCTTCCCATGCTGATGGAGCGCCTCGGGGAGCGTCACGCACGCCAGGAACAGCCGGTGCTGGCCAAGCAGTTCGTCAAGGTACGCTTCAACGACTTCACCAGCACCACGCTGGAAAGCCTCCTCCCCGCCTCCACCCTCTCATTGCCGGACGCCAGGAGTTTCGCACTGCTGATGGAGCAAGCCTGGCAACGTGGCCATCGACCGGTGCGCCTGCTGGGAGTCGGTGTTCGACTCAAGGCCCACGAAGAGACGCAACAGCTGGGGCTGTTCTGAGAGGGTGCCGCGCCTGACTGGCAAACTTGACGGACGGATGACAGGCATAAAAAAAGCCAGTCACAAGGACTGGCTTGTCCGGTCATCGATACCCCAAGGGTATCGCCGGAAGGGTCGTGAAACCCGCTCAAGGAACCATCGCAA is from Cobetia marina and encodes:
- the dinB gene encoding DNA polymerase IV, whose product is MRKILHADCDCFYAAVEMLRHPEWREVPIAIGGRTEQRGVIATCNYPARAFGVRSAMSTARALRLCPQLILVPPDFERYRAVSQEIQALFHELTPLVEPLSLDEAYLDVSDIEEFQGSATWMARWLKEEALKRTGITLSIGVAANKFLAKIASDWEKPDGLTVITPESSDAFIRKLPVGKLHGVGPATLARLNRLEITTCDDIRTTPLTTLVEHFGKFGHRLHELSHGIDDRPVKVERERKSISVERTFDQDLPDLSACLAKLPMLMERLGERHARQEQPVLAKQFVKVRFNDFTSTTLESLLPASTLSLPDARSFALLMEQAWQRGHRPVRLLGVGVRLKAHEETQQLGLF
- a CDS encoding Na+/H+ antiporter family protein, producing MNAVILAVLVMVGLSLARVSVVFALVAGALVGGLFSGLSLTDTLGAFNDGVGGGAKVALAYATLGAFAVALSRSGLPDLLAARLIGMLNGESTPRRQTAIKYGLLGSVTLVAISSQNLIPVHIAFIPILIPPLLVAMNRLRLDRRAVACALTFGLTAPYMLLPVGFGSIFLNDILLANINEAGQAMGLEVTRGMVPMAMAIPVGGMFLGLLTAVFVSYRKPRDYANREIKSTNVPHHTPVHAPSRSGLIMAGVAIIAALGIQLYSGSMILGGLVGFAILSLGGLFKWNEADDLFTSGMRMMALIGFIMISAAGFASVMKATGDIQTLVDASFHIIGDNKPLAALVMLMVGLFITLGIGSSFSTIPIIAAIYVPLALQFGFSPLATVALIGTAAALGDAGSPASDSTLGPTAGLNVDQQHDHIWDSVVPTFIHYNIPLIVFGWVAAMTL
- the bioA gene encoding adenosylmethionine--8-amino-7-oxononanoate transaminase, with translation MSYPQTASHADQPQALWHPYTQMHAMPAPLEVVGGVGPRMTLSDGETLLDATCSWWCMIHGYGHPRLVSAIQQQAAQLCHVMLGGIRHQPAVALAEALVRITPEGLNHVFFSDSGSVGMEVAMKMAVQYQQQRQDRDDTRGRTRMLSLMKAYHGDTAGCMAVCDPEEGMHSLFADFLPRHHFAPAPTAGFTAPYEEVLGDIAALRRELETHDDIAALLMEPLLQAAGGLNMYSPHYLKAARDLCDEFGVVLIFDEVATGFGRTGKLFACEHADVTPDIMVLSKGLTGGYLGHAATLAQSHIFHAFDGKDANTAFMHGPTFMGNPLACRVALESLKVFEEDDYLGKIASLNQVLREELADFSHPAIGDIRVLGATAVIEVHDAASLEGAQAHARQQGVWLRPFGRWLYTMPAYITSHDDLRKITHAMKSHFTDNL
- a CDS encoding NAD(+) kinase, which encodes MKQQFNTIGVIGRLGSAQVVDTLKRLIRFLEARQLAMIIEERTATLLLDHGLEVASRRQMGERCDLVIVVGGDGSLLGAARALCRSGTPVLGVNRGRLGFLTDIRPDELEEKVAEVLEGDYLSEQRFLLEAEVFRDGEKIGAADGLNDVVLHPGKAARMIEFELFIDGQFVYSQRSDGLIVATPTGSTAYALSGGGPIVHPRLEAITLVPMFPHTLSSRPIVIDAASEILLHISASNTTYPHISCDGQTQVVAKPGDVLKIRRKRERLTLIHPLEHNYFEICRTKLGWSNRLGE
- a CDS encoding histone-like nucleoid-structuring protein, MvaT/MvaU family; the protein is MSLLTDFMQKEQELKKLQEQLESLRNDDRLKNELEFKDKLDSLMSEYGKSTRDVIGLLDPKASQTPAAAASAETKAGGVRRKRKLKVYKNPNTGEVIETRGGNHKQLKEWKEEHGAETVESWLERTES
- a CDS encoding YrbL family protein codes for the protein MLELENARVIGMGNDRRVYQDPRDPRRCIKVPRYPDKGSRQNQREQRYFEGLVRRGVHDWSYVPAYHGSVATREGLGLVFDLILDDDGTTSRRLREVCHETPERVGEEALMDELANLYRYLDKRWLIPSDLNDRNIVVQFREHQSPRLWLIDGISNPDFIPLATGIAWLARRKIARRYRHFLKKLMKGGMLTADAHARLERRLWGD
- a CDS encoding RNA polymerase sigma factor — protein: MPAHTTPVSSQDPDDFDHASAIEACALGDETAFRRLYDLESGRMLALAMRLLGSRDQAEDAVHDAFIKLWSNAGQYRRELGNGRAWLFTILRYRALDQLRAQGRTPRGDSEALDSLADLLANPEAAAHDSQTAHQLSDCLGELEAPRREPILLAFFKGLTHEQIAEKLSAPLGTIKGRIRAGLKRLQECLSR
- a CDS encoding metallophosphoesterase, with amino-acid sequence MNAFVAPRDGYDLIGDVHGCGATLAALLEKLGYHLKDGVYRHASRKVIFLGDIIDRGPRIRLAVQLASRMVEAGEALIVMGNHEYNALAYCRRARLRESGDHRDFLRPHTSRHNRIIRETLDQYQHHPDEWDDALSWFMRMPLCLELPSLGEGKSGLRVVHACWDEALVRPFLARFPDGCIDEAFLQDSVDPSSFAYRVLDRLTRGTSLRLPEGVEIHSGDGFTRRSFRAHFWAREPRTYGDVVFQPDNLPGELESRWLSEGELEKLPYYGPEQLPLFLGHYWCEGVPALPATNIACLDYSAVKCGRLVAYRFSGEATLDAANFVWVPVPREPSSRPLPEELPAEELSGRGEMRG
- a CDS encoding anti-sigma factor, with the protein product MNHSPIPESPQEQNLLLGEHTLGLLDPEREAEVRAWIERDDEAARMALRWQQHWLSVSDRLPPEPASDSLWKRIDASLTRLKQTPTPANDTGGAPAPQAPWLWRWLGGGLGLGLGAGLALALAMQVGPFAPQSPQDGTPPVANEVPESSAQRMVAVLQTLEDPATPTWVASVTAGGGLQLTPNVTIERPTDRAIELWTLTDPAEGPRSLGLVDPVAGIELSAEQIGRMSPGQLLEMTLEPSGGSPTGKPTGKVLAIGRLVNLGQIDS